GGGCATCGGCACGGCACTGATCGTCGCAGTCGTGCTTGGCCTGATCAACGCGTTCCTGCGTCCGCTGCTCGTCGTGCTGACGTTGCCTGTGACGGTGGTGACGCTGGGGCTGTTCATTTTCGTCATCAACGCGTTGTTGTTCTGGCTGGCCTCGCATGTCGTCAAGGGCTTCGAAGTCTCCGGCTTCTGGGCGGCGCTGTTCGGCTCGCTGCTGTACAGCCTGATCTCGTGGATTCTGTCGGCGCTGGTGTTCGGCGAACGCGCCACCAACGTTTAAGCGTCGACGCCGTCGCGCCGGCGGCTCTTTGCAGGAAACCCGCAAGTCATGTCGCAAGTTCTTCGCGCCGATCAGGCCCTCGTCTCCCGGGGGCTGGCCGCATCGCGCACCGTCGCTCAACGTCTGATCGATGCAGGGCGCGTGTATTACGCCGGCACCGAAACGGCACTCAAAAAAGCCAGCCAGCCGGTGGCGGGCGATGAGGATCTGGAGGTGCGGGCGGCGGCCGACGGCCTGCCGGGCGAAGACCGTTATGTCTCGCGCGGCGGGCTGAAGCTGGCCGGTGCACTCGCGCAGACGGGACTCGACGTGACCGGGCGTGCGGCGCTCGACGTCGGCCTGTCGACCGGTGGCTTCGCGGACTGTCTCTTGCAGGCTGGCGCGGCGCGGGTCGTCGGGGTGGACGTGGGGCATGGGCAGTTGCACCAGCGGCTGATGGGCGAGCCGCGGCTCATATCCCTCGAAGGCATCAACGCGCGGCATCTGTCGCGGCAGATGCTTGACGAACGTCTGGCCGAAGTGGCGCGGGACGGTTCGCCATGTGCCGTGCCGGCGGCCGGTTTCGATCTGATCGTCGGCGATGTGTCGTTCATCTCGCTCACGCTGATCCTGCCGGCCCTCGCTCCGCTGCTGGGGGCGAGCGGCGATCTGCTGATGCTCGTGAAGCCGCAATTCGAAGTGGGACGGGAGCACATCGCACGCGGTGGCCTCGTGAAAGATACGGCGCAGTATGCGCAGGTAGAGACAAAGATCCGCACCGCCTGCGAGACGCTTGGACTGACGGTCGCCGCATGGCTCGACAGTCCGATCGCCGGCGGTGACGGCAACCGGGAGTTCTTCGTGCACGCCAGGCGCGCGGCAT
This is a stretch of genomic DNA from Pandoraea faecigallinarum. It encodes these proteins:
- a CDS encoding phage holin family protein, coding for MRLLLIWLINAIALLVLPYIVSGVQLKGIGTALIVAVVLGLINAFLRPLLVVLTLPVTVVTLGLFIFVINALLFWLASHVVKGFEVSGFWAALFGSLLYSLISWILSALVFGERATNV
- a CDS encoding TlyA family RNA methyltransferase, whose amino-acid sequence is MSQVLRADQALVSRGLAASRTVAQRLIDAGRVYYAGTETALKKASQPVAGDEDLEVRAAADGLPGEDRYVSRGGLKLAGALAQTGLDVTGRAALDVGLSTGGFADCLLQAGAARVVGVDVGHGQLHQRLMGEPRLISLEGINARHLSRQMLDERLAEVARDGSPCAVPAAGFDLIVGDVSFISLTLILPALAPLLGASGDLLMLVKPQFEVGREHIARGGLVKDTAQYAQVETKIRTACETLGLTVAAWLDSPIAGGDGNREFFVHARRAA